TATAATTagataatttaataatttagaaTGTATTTACACATAAAGATGAGGGTCGGAGGAAAAACCGTAACTGCAGCAGGTTGAATGTGTCAAATACACTCACATCCTTTGTTAGGTAAAGACACGCCCTGTTGTTTCCTGGTTGGCTACCCTGTCCTCCAGTGCCTCTTTTTTGTACTCTTATTGGTTAAGAcggaaaatctgtcaaaacgGAAGTCCCGCCCTGTTCAAACATCAATGAAAAGTGTACGGGACCTCCCGAGTGAAAGTAAAGTCAAGctagaaaggaaagaaagaagaaatgaggCAAGTCCGGAAGtaatgaaagtgtttttttcacagtaaaagCGCCAGATGAACCCAAATTGTTGGAAAAGATTAAATAACTGCAGTGTCGTGACTAGTTAACACCAGGCTCCAAGTAAGATAGTTAAAGCAGGTCTTTCCATCACAGTTTATCTTTTATATGTCTTTGAGGATTATAAATTGATAGACATACTAATTTTGACCAATAATAAGCATACCCAAGTGTTTACAGGTGTTTACAATAAATACTGTTTTGGTTAATTAATGTGATTACTGTGCCCATGTTTACTATTTCAtgccaaaataaatatatagtcAACAGAACCAATTATTATTTGTCCAATACCTCATTTTCACTATCTTGGGTTCTGTAATGAAGCAGCCTCATCAatctttaaaagtaaatatttttgttgtgttttccttttaaagtcCTTTCTGAGAccactttttttggttttacgtCTTTGTTGCTTTGGAGTGCCAGGAGTGCCAGAATGAAATTAATATATACattgttaaataattatctgaacgTGTCATTAATTCATTAAGATGGAACTGTCACTTCAGCAGTTGAGCGCAGTGAcagtttgatttgtttgtcTAAAAACACAGATCCCCAGGctaattttaaaatttcagaTCACATCTTAATATTTTCACATGGAAAACTAGTGAATGGACGACATTGCTTATTTCAGACCAGCACTGGCCACGCCCCAAAATTAggtaataattttaataaacatgagcgcaagagagaggaagacactCTACAATGAGCTGAAACATTCGCTTCTTATTAATTCCTGCATATACAATTTTTATCATTCATATTGTGTCATTTTGTATGTCCCTCGTGATTTCATCGCCCCCTTCACTCTGGCGTGTGCCACTGCAGTAATTTTAGTGGCCACCCCTATGAAAAAATCCTAGAGGCTCCCCtagagtttaaaacaaaaagtcaatttGTAATTTATCACATAGATTTTGAAAATACATGCACAAGTATTTAAATACTTCATCATACTGACACAAATAAGACCCGACTCATTAGTGGGCAACGtacgttttattttgaaatgcccAAACGGAAACTATCGACTTGATTCCGGCGAAGTTATCACCTGTGCGGAGTAGAAGCAGGACCCCCAAAGGGAAATCAGTGAGGGCAGCAggatttgttttacatttttccgGCACATTCTCCCTGTTGTCTGTGTTTGGATtcgacagttgttgtttttttttacgaGAAGCACGTCTGGAATAAGAAAACGTTGAACACAAAAATGGAAATAGAGAGGGAGCTAAAGAAGGTAAGCTTTGCCCCCGTGTTCTTCGTAGATATCTCGCACAGTTCGGGGAACGCCCTTAAGGTGTGCAGAGGAAGGGACAGGTGGCAGAAAAGTTACAGTACTGCAGGTTATTTTACAGTTTAAGTTTCGGTTTTAATTTCGAGATATTAATggtctttatttatgtttttttttttcaattaaaaatcTACTTAGTTCGCTTAAATACGCTTATTTCACATCATTGGGTAGTTGATATTGCTGGAACAAACTCACGTCGATCGGTTTACAAACTTGGAAAACATAGGTCGCGCCCTTTTTAGTTACTTCCCTTTCAGAATAAGTTCCGATGTAAGAAACTGCGTTTGAAATGTGACAAAGTCTCACTCTGCGTATCAACCAAACCCCCAACCTCTGTAACTTAATAGCGGAACAGCTTGACCCATTAACGGACCCATTTTACGTACAAAGTCGTCCTCCTTGTTCAGGGTTTTGATACTGTATTAATCCGCGGTGCTCAGCGTCCTCGGCTCTCTATTAAGTGGAACAAATCACTATGACAGTAAAATGCAAACCAGCTGTGATAGTTAATTTGTCCATAAGTAAATGTTGGCGTTACAGCTGCCGAATTGAGTGTTGAACTGTCAGCAGGGTTTCAAGAATATTAAGGCTCATGTCACTCATAATGCACTTAAGACTGTAAGCCAGATGCATCAAAATCTAACGTTTTTTAAATAGAGTTTGGCCATCCAAGGGAGAAGACAAAAGTTAAGAGTCAGGACAGGCAGGAAACCTTTTTACAGTACACGCTTTGTCTAGTGAATAGTCATTCATTCATCATCATGGATCACTGTAGATACTCGTTGTTGGCATTCACTAGATTCCTCTTATGCACCCCTTCTCCTTAGTTTACTTATGGTCCATAGATAATCTGTATAAATAATTCTGTTCGAGGAATCCAGGTTTATGTAGTGAATACACATGAATATCAACCAGTCAGCATTTTCCATAGAAGCTATTATAACCTCTTAAGTAGtttaggaaaagaaaaatgcattttaacatCTGTTAAAGCTTTTGTAGTTATCAGAATCAAACTatatggattattattattattattattgttgttgttatttatggTTATTGACAAGTTTATACACAAACAAGGATTGTGTTTTGGTGGCATGGTGCAAAAACATTGGTACTGTACTGTTAATTTATGCTACTAAGTTAACTTGAGCTTTGGGGGGTCTTTGCACAGACCTGCAGAGATTTGGTAGCAGTGAAGGTGGTTACACAGACTGGTGGTTTGTTTTGTATGAGTTATTAAGCTGCAATTTAATGTCTTCAGCCACTTGTAAAAATATGGTTTACATTTTTCCTGCATTAAATTTCAGAGCTTTCAGCTTCACTCTGAAAAATTGACTAAGAGTGAGAATTTTACAGGGACAAACTGTTTCAGTGAAGATGAGGGAATCCTCTCCTTAAATAAGTCTGAGCAGCTGGATAACCCAGACAGACAGTCTGACATCTGCCTGTAATCCCTGGGGGAGATCAGCCTGCCACCGCTGCAGGATTTCTGTCTGCAGGAGGCTGCAAGttcacagagatgctgctgtgatctgtgttgCGCTTGTTCAGGAAACATTATCATTGTGTTTAGGTGATATTATACTCAATTAAGGTGCTGCATTCTACTTAACAGAACGTCTGACGTAATAGGCTGTGACTATAGGGTCGCGGCGTACAGCATTGCCATTCTGCTGACTCTTAGAAGTCTGTGGAGGTCTGGCTAGGTTTATTTCTTACCTAAACACCTAAACCATCATTAAAGCTTTCATATGACTTTGTGGTAGAAATAGAACCACACCAAAGGAtttctctgtttgtttaaaTCCTGGAGTGATTACAGTGTTATGAACTGAATTTCAGTTCAAGCCAGTGAATCATGAAACCAATTAAATCTTTGTCTAAAACAGCAGTAAGCGAACTGAAAAATAGTAATATTTTTTATGACCGTATTCCACCTTTACAGAGGAAAGTTTgccttaaaaatagaaaaagttgTTCATAAATTTAAGGGTGGTTTGACTGAAACTTCTTTGACACCGTCTGTTATTTAAAGCATTAGAAACAAGATGTATACATGTAAGTAATTGaacattctttttaaaaatatgtgttttaCATATCTTACATCATCTTCATGATGTTACAGAAACTGTGTCCAGCGTCTGAAAGTAGCTGGTCAGCTCCAGCTAAAGCGACTACTTCCTTGCCACTGGCCTGCAGCTCTGCCCTTCTCCAGTAAAGTGACTCATGAACTATGACTCACTGGACCTGAATCATAGACTTTGTGTCTAAGCTGGCTTGTAGCAAAAGTGTTGTCATCAAAATTAATCACCCCACAGGCTTAGTCATGAAACAAAGTCATTGATTAACTTGAAGTGTGAATCCAGATGGTGCAGCTGCCTTCCAGGGAAGCATGTATACATGCTGAATGAGCTCTGCCAAAAACAGTCGTCCTCCCTATGCTTGAGATAAATATTTAGGCTTCAACCACTTATCCTGTCCGCCCTTAAAGCATACCGATAAACGTTTGCATTTGCAAAGTTGAAAATGATGTTTTAGTTGGTAgtgtaaaatgacattttaaataatttgttcTTTTGTCTCAAAGTTCAAGTACTTTCTGCAAGAGCCTGAACATCTTTGTAGTACCATCTGAAACCCCCTGAGAATCAAGGACTGGAAGTTAGCAATGGATGCCTGCACACCTTTTGTAATCTTGTTTACTTTTTCATAATTCAGGTTAAACTTTTTATTTAGACAACACTGCCTTCCACAAATATTTCTGCATCAGTattaaaatgcaagtaaaatcaTACACAGTCCTACCCCAAAAGAATCATGCTTAATTACACAGAAACTCTCATCTTCCCTAGTTCCCTGTGACAGGCTACTCCAGGCTGCTCCTTAAGTTCTGTTTAAGCTGCTTCATTGCAAAAGACACAGGAGGCGAGTACATCTTACAGTTTAACTAAGATTTACTGATGTGTTTAGTACTTTCTAGGACCATGCTGGAACAACTTATAATTGGGCTTCTTAACATCTCCCAGAGGACAAACGTCTCATTCTGGAAATTGTGGTGAATGTTAAAAGTCTGGCATCAAAGCTTCACTTTTAAACAGGAGCCACTGTCTGTCTGCATTTCTCACTCATGTACACATTAAGCCATTAGGATGGTTTGCGACCATATATAGGCAACTATTCAATAACACTAAGTGGCTGGTGGGATCCCATCAGGCACCCTGCTGTCAAGAGATGTTTTTGACCCAAAAagacattctctgctgaggaATGCAGACAGACAGTGACTGCTGTTTAAAAGTGAAACTTGCAGCAATTTCCAGAGTGAGACTTAATTCCCCTGGGAGATTTTAAAAAGCCCAATTTAAGTTGTTCCAACATGATTTATGGTGGTACTACAAAGTAGCAAAACGTAAATCTCATTTAAGCTGCTCCTGCTCTGTCTTCAGTAGGAATCTCTCTGCAGTGGGATCTACAATCTTCCAAGACCTGAAGTGGGCGTCCAACATAGACAAAATGATCaaaaggcccaacagaggaTGTCTTTCCTGTGTTAGTTCAGGAAGTTCAATCTGCCTCAGGCACTGTTGATCAAAATGTACTCTGCAATACTTAAGTCTGTTCTTTGCACATCAATCATCAAACGGACAGTTGggactgcagaaaaaaaaaaaaaagattggcgCAGATTTTCTCTCCATTCAGGATTTCAAGACAAATTCAGAATCAGACAAACATCATACCCTGGACACAACAGGTTCCAACTCCTCCCCTCTGATAGGCATTACAGAGCACTGTACACCAAAACAACCCATTTGTTGTAAATATCTAtgtactttatttattcatataatatGCTGTCACATTCCCATATAAGTAGACACTTATTTGTTTCTTATTCTTTCACAAGTTGTTCCAACATCGTTGCACTCTGATCTCTTTGCaacaatgcaaatataaatatgttaaacatgTTATTGTCTCTGTCATGTTGCtattgtctgtttgtctgtcctgttatttaaataataaatgtatgtGTACATATACTTGGCCAGTGAAGCTTATTCTGATTCTTCTCCCACAAGTATCATCATAAACTTTTTCCCTCATTTAAATACCGTATTCTGCtcaatagaaaacaaaacactgacagtatGTGTCATTTCCTTTGTGTGCTTTATTTACAGGTGACGCTTGGCCATGAGTTTGGTGCTGGAGCTGCCTGTTTGAAATGCAAGGACAAGTGTGAGGGCTTTGAGCTGCATTTCTGGAGGTTTGAACAGTTCCTCTGCACATCATCACAGTTTCAcaagtttccttttctttgcttcctgtgtCCAAATTGCTGATTAAAGAGTGAGTCGCTGTTGTCTTGAGCAAAGCTGTGAACTCTTCAGTACGACTTtagtttaacaaaaataaacaaacaaaaaatagtgTTTAGTAAGGTTCAGTCAACAAACACCATATTTTAGTGCTTTTTGGGCTGAAtgataataaacaaaatataccTCCTTATTTTCATGCAATGGGTAAGATGTCTTAGGCAGTAGGCTGCCATTTTCAGTAAACTTGGCAGGAGTATATCTCTTGTATGTCTCTTTCTGATAATTATTCTTtctgataataataattctgaTAATTAGTGTTTGACTTCTGAAATGCTTTTCTTGCATTGAAGGATAATATATTTCCTTTGAAATGGAGTTGTTCACCCTTGAGAACTGCAGGCAGCGTATTATTTATAGTGGATGGTAGGTGACACGCCTGCTAACAGACAGGAGTAAGAGCCTGCGCTGAAGATAAGCGCTGGTGTGGTCATGGTCAGCATTTTAGTCATCTACAAGAAATAATTACTGCTTTAGCTGTATCCCATGTTTGCAACATTTTCAGTGCTTTATGTGCTGTTGGAAAACAATGAAAGCAGCATTGCTCCTGTAAAAGCTGCCAAAGTTCTTTGATAAAACACTTTTACCTCATAACAACAAAGAACTTGctgattatttttgttgttggtttacTTTGGCATTTATTAAACTCTCTCAGATCCAAACTAACATGTTAAAACACATCGGCACACCAAAAACTCCAGAAACTATTCTTTGTAATGTAGAATCTACTGTTTTAGTCAAATGAGATGGGTGGCTTTGGAAATGAgcagtttctttctttgtttgactTATATAGTAGAAATGACATACTGTTTGTTAGCTGTTGAAATACTGGTAATTATAATATTTACTCAGAGCTTAACTTTGAAGCTTAGTTTATTGTTGAGCTTGCGGTGCAGGAGGGCAGTAAATAGAGATGGAGCTGCATGAGATGGTAATTGTAGTAAGAGGAGAAATGCAGACTCTTTACAAAAATTTTGATGCAATATTAagctatatttatataaaatatttactttcCTCCTGTATCTTATGTAGAAATATATCActatatattttaaaactcaACTCAGTAATGTTGAATACCATTATGAATCAGAGCCGTCATTTAAAAAAGCATGCTTATTCTGCATGACAACAACATTTCACTCATTGACCCAGTCTGTCAACTTCCCAGCTTGCTTAATTAAAAGGATTCCTATAGCAGCAGGAGCCATCGGCCTAATGGGAACATGCTGTTCTTGAGAATAGAATTTAGTCTAATGCGGCCGGGGCTGAATTTTCAGGCAAAGTTTTTATCATAATTCTATGAAGACGCTATAATTAAAGGTTGTCACCTGCCCTCTAAAGCTACAAGTTAGTTTTGATTGTAGAGCCTGTCATAATCATTTATTATAGTTATAgagtttttttgtaattataaaGTTAATGGGTCTTAAACAATCAAGCTAGGTAAACATaatctaaacaaaacaaaactctatTGTAAGTCATTTCACTTTATGTGTGTCAGAGGATTGCTGTATAATAATACAGCAATCctctgacactttttttttttgttgcaacaCTGATGAAAAtacctttcattttctttaaaatatgttatttATCCCAAAGTTGAGAAGCTCTTTCTTCatcagttttaaaatgaagttaaaaaaacataaagaaaagagaagatatTTTTCTATTTCAGTGTTACAGAGTTTTCATCTGGTTACCTATGAGTATTGCTATAACGTATTGCCTATTCCACTAAAATTCTGAAGGCCTGTTTGGGCTGGAGCATGCCTTCTAGTTACAAATTATGTCATAGTTATATCAAAAGATGTGTTGAGGCATGATAAAAATGCCAGTAGTTCAGTTTTAACACAGAACTTATtgtgttggtataatggtgtaggagtttttatttaatattctaAAAATAGAGGGAGGTGAATGAAGTGaggatttattcaaatttatcAAATATACCAGCTATAAAGAAGAAtatgtagtaaaaaaaaaaaaactgagacatTGCTTGTTTAGTTTGAATAAAGCAATGGTAATTTATTAGTATCaaggtttaaaaagtcaaagtcCTGAACATTTTGTTAAATTCTTCTTTGCAGAAAGATATGCCGAAACTGCAAATGTGGCCTCACAGAGCATGATGTGGCGATGAACTCGGAGGAGAACAAGAAGGTAGGCAAGCTGTTTGAGGACACTAAGTACACCGGCCTCATCGCCAAGCTGAAGACGGATGGGATCCCCAGCTACCAGGGCAACATGGTGACCATCACTTTGCCTAGCCCTGCCACTGCTTACACGGTACCACCCAGTGCGACCTCTACTGTTGTGCCCCCTTCTGCCAGAGCCGGCTCTGTGTCCCCGTCTGCCAGAGCCGGCTCTGTGTCCCCGTCTGCCACAGCTGGTTCTGTGTCCCCGTCTGCCACAGCTGGTTCTGTGTCCCCGTCTGCCACAGCTGGTTCTGTACCCTCAGCTGGAGCCTCTGCAGGTTCGACAGGCATTGGGGTTCAGGGTCATGCTCGGGTTCAGCCTGTACCAGCCAGTGCCACACCAGTCAGGGCTAGCAAAGTGCCAGTCACTGTCAGTGCCACATCAGCCAACGTAGTGCCAGTTCCTAAAGATGTACCAATGAAGACTGTCACCTATGAGTGGGCACCACCAGTGGCTAACAAGTACCTGGTAAGAGTTCATATTAGTTAGAAAATAACTTTTCAAGTCTAAATtgagttggggttttttgttttttcattcccCACCCTCataaaacccccaaaaagcATTTAAGCATTATCATATGGTAAAGGATTCATTGgtataaaaaaattaacataTTAATAGATAATATTCCTGCCTTGATCAGGAAGTATTGGTGGTATTGCATCATTTAAGATTTGGTAATAGGCAAAAACACATGAACCATAGATCGATGTAGGTGTAGTCAACTAAAAAAGTCAACCTCTTCCTTTATGACACTTTCCTGTAACCTTGTGCTTGTCTCCAAAGTGAAATTTAAGGCAAGATGTTACCATTTTAACACACTGGAGTGTAGATGGTTAGAATTAGACTTCCTGGCATTGTTCAGGTGCACAGAGAAAGACGACCTTGAAGGGGAGATTAGCcgaatcatttttgtttgtttatgcctCCTAAAGTTCAAGGTATTAGAAAACCCTTGGCTAGCTACTGCAGAACAGAAGGTCTGCACATTTGATGTCACTGAAtcaacagttttttgtttgtttgtttttgtttaggtcttttttttgtttaaaaggtCTGTTTCTTCTCAGTAGCAATTTCTTTCAGaaatatgttacaaaatgttgttttattcaGTTGTCTTAAATGTGTGGCGGGGACTTTTGAAGCACTGGTGATTACAGTAAAGAGGATGTCATTTTTAATGCCAGCATCTCTCACCACCACATTAATCTTATGTTTGACATTAACTCAACTTTCTCGTCTTTTGTTTAGTCTGTTTTTGTATCTGTCCCATGTATTCCTTGTCTTctcactaaaaaacaaaacttcactTTCTTTCTGGTTAGTCTATATCTAATCTGTCTCTCTGATCTTCTTCTGGTTGTCCTTCGCATTTTTCTTCATTCCCTCTGAGGTGACTCTTttattgtctgtctctctgtaggCTGTGCGTTATATTGAGTTGCTCCCACCAGAGAAACGCCCAGTGGTTGGTACAGAGGGAGCTGCTTACCGTCGGCAGCAGATGGCCCGACAGCTACCTGAACACGACCAGGACCCGTCCAGGTGTCATGAGCTGAGCCCTGCTGAGGTCAAGCTGATGCAGCAATACGTTCGCAAGTACAAGGATGAAGCCCTGGGGGTTGGAGATGTCATGCTGCCTGAAGAGATGGCTCTGGTTCAGGCAGGAGGGCTGGGTGGATCTAGTGTTGGGGTTGGAGGGGCACCTAGTGCAGGAGGGGCTGAGTTTGGACCTAGaggtggtgctgctgctgggagTATTGGTGGGGGTGGAGGTGCTGGCTATAAACCAGAGGCTGGGGTTGCTGGAGTTGGATTTGGTTCAGGGCCTGGAGCTGCAGGACCTGGTGTTGGGGCTGGAGCTGGTGGTGGTTTTGGATCTGCAGCTGGTGGAGTTGGAGCTGGTGGTGGTTTTGGACCTGCAGCTGGTGGAGCTGGAGCTGGTGGTGGTTTTGGATCTGCAGCTGGTGGAGTTGGAGCTGGTGGTGGTTTTGGACCTGCAGCTGGTGGAGCTGGAGCTGGTGGTGGTTTTGGACCTGCAGCTGGTGGAGTTGGAGCTGGTCGTGGTTTTGGACCTGCAGCTGGTGGAgctggagctggtggtggaccaCTTTCAGGGCCTGGCGTTGGACCAGCTGGAGGAGCCATGGGTACTACTGCCACCGCTGGAGCCATGAGTGTCCCTGGAGGTCAGCAAGCTGGACTACCACAACAGAACTTTGtaagttttttccccccctcagtTCACTGACCATCTGCACTaaagttaaattaaataaaaatgtatatggTAAACACATGACATGTCACACTATAACAGATGGGAGGAAAacatacaaagcaaaaaaaaaaatcctcactcACAGTTTTGCATAATACAAGATGAAAGTCTTTACCAATAGAACAAGTTCCAAGAACACAATGATATGTTTGACATCTAGTTAATAGATGGAGACAATAATTTTAAGAggaactttatttaaaaaaatatatattattataatatcatgaataaaataaaacatggtcAGAATACCTGTTCCCTTCCTATCTTCTAGCATACCCTCAAATGGGGGAATTACACATGTTGTAGTTTCATTTAGTGGTTTTCTAGTTTATTTCCTGTGTGTAAGTCAAACTTAGTTTCAtaatatatttttcctttggTCAGCCACACTCCTCTTACAGTTGCCCTAGGGCTCATCGGGAAGCCCGATCAACACTTATATAAACCCTTGAAATTACATAGCGTCTACTTGTGACCTTCACATCTCATAAGAGTTggacccactccaccctgcaaTACAAATCACCTATATACACACCTTTATAATATAATGTTTCTATAATTTCACATTTCCTTCCCTTTCTGCTCATCCCATTCATCTGGAAACCCTTTGATGTCTTAAGCTTAGAAATCATGcacaaaatgtttctttaaagaTGTGATGAATTGCTGGTAATATatgaaaaatagatttttaataGAATATGTAAATAGCCATAGTTCAAGTTAATACATTTGACTAAGTTCAAATCTTAACTTTTGTATGACTTGGtttatttatcagttttcagtCATTTCCAAACTTAACACTAGGTGGAGCCATAGACCAACCATCCCATTTGAGGATGCTGGGTTTTTATTTAATGCAGTACTGTTTTTCTTATCATTACCATGTGCAGTTAATtctttttgtggatttttatttCATCCTGCTTTCAATTTTACTACAattcatgtaaaataaaaacaaacccaacaACATTCAAAGAGCAAAGTTACCATTGATGGAAACTTGTTATGAAATACTGTGCAGTGATAGTTTGttcaaatcaaatatttaggaGAGGATGTAACAAactattctgattttttttctcctatataataaaatatcaatAGAATATATTTTCATAATGAACTATACAGCTGTACTAATGTACTGTACTTTCCCTTAAAGTCATGCCATCAGTGCCAGCAGCCCATGCGTAAGGGTGAGCCAGCTGTCTATGCTGAGCGGGCCGGTTATGACAAGATGTGGCACCCAGCATGCTTCGTCTGCTGTACCTGTAACGAACTGCTGGTGGACATGATCTACTTCTGGAAGAAAGGCAAGATGTACTGTGGACGGCACTATGGAGACAGCGAGAAGCCACGGTGTGGAGGCTGTGATGAGGTGAGATGAGGATATGATCATTTGCTTCTCTTTTgattttggttaaaaaaaattgcatttcaTACACATCTGTGTGACCATT
This Astatotilapia calliptera chromosome 7, fAstCal1.2, whole genome shotgun sequence DNA region includes the following protein-coding sequences:
- the tes gene encoding testin, whose amino-acid sequence is MEIERELKKVTLGHEFGAGAACLKCKDKCEGFELHFWRKICRNCKCGLTEHDVAMNSEENKKVGKLFEDTKYTGLIAKLKTDGIPSYQGNMVTITLPSPATAYTVPPSATSTVVPPSARAGSVSPSARAGSVSPSATAGSVSPSATAGSVSPSATAGSVPSAGASAGSTGIGVQGHARVQPVPASATPVRASKVPVTVSATSANVVPVPKDVPMKTVTYEWAPPVANKYLAVRYIELLPPEKRPVVGTEGAAYRRQQMARQLPEHDQDPSRCHELSPAEVKLMQQYVRKYKDEALGVGDVMLPEEMALVQAGGLGGSSVGVGGAPSAGGAEFGPRGGAAAGSIGGGGGAGYKPEAGVAGVGFGSGPGAAGPGVGAGAGGGFGSAAGGVGAGGGFGPAAGGAGAGGGFGSAAGGVGAGGGFGPAAGGAGAGGGFGPAAGGVGAGRGFGPAAGGAGAGGGPLSGPGVGPAGGAMGTTATAGAMSVPGGQQAGLPQQNFSCHQCQQPMRKGEPAVYAERAGYDKMWHPACFVCCTCNELLVDMIYFWKKGKMYCGRHYGDSEKPRCGGCDELIFSNEYTQAEGQNWHLKHFCCFECDCILAGETYVMENDKPVCKPCYMTNYAVKCSSCQNAVEPEAQRVSYGDYHWHAEPQCFKCSGCSKCLIGQRFMAVKNFLFCSVECKKKIMA